ACcagtgaggatctgggcctaagagtATAGAGATGGGGCCCTATCctgcagtggggaagggaagaagtgGGTTGGTCATTCACAAACTGCTGCTTAGGGATAGGATATGGGCTGACTGGATGTCACCAAGAGATTGGGTGTGAAGAGGCATATTGTTGAAGACAGGAAAAAAGAGGGGCTGTGTGGGTCTATTGAGAGTTTCAGGAGTTCAGAAGAAAGGGTTGTATGAAATTCTCAAAGAGAGTAGGTAAGAGGGTTGTATATTTATGCCACTTGGAGTTGAATACTTTTGGAAGTTCAGATACTGTTTAGATAAGCTTCTTGCATTTTTGGTCCTTGGGAAATGAAAAAACCTTTGCAATATGATTTTGTATGAAACAGTAGAAGGTGGAGAGTATcaggggggagccgtgttagtctgtatctacaaaaacaacaaggagtctggtagcaccttaaagactaacagatttatttgggcataagctttcgtgagtaaaaacctcacttcttccgaggtttttactcacaaaagcttatgcccaaataaatctgttagtctttaaggtgccaccagactccttgttgttttagtagaAGGTGGAATCACTGCACTGTAGTGCCAGGGGGCTGGGAACACCAGAGGAAACCTCTGGACCTGTAAATATGAATATTAGAAGAATAAATAAGTTGTaaattaatcaccagtgtgttcTGTTGTATTTCATAGCTCTTAATTCTTCCATTGCAGTAACTGCTTAGGATGAACTGCAGCAATCTCACAGCAGCGCAAGAAACACTTAACCTTTTACAACTGATTATTTACATCCCAATTACCTTTTTTGGAGTTATATTTAATATCATTGCCTTCTGGGTATTCTGCTGCAAGCTGAAAAAATGGACAGAAACCAGAGTTTACATGATCAACTTGGTCGTTGCAGACTGTTTTCTCCTCTTCACCTTGCCTTTCATTGTGCATTTTCACAGGACTAAACATCCCATAGATAAACTGTGCGATGTCATACAGACTATATATTTTACAAACATGCCCGTAAGCATTTATATCATCACCCTTATAGCCGTCGACCGATTCATTGCAATAAAGTACCCCCTGAAAGCAAAGAATTTCAGGTCCCCACTGAAGGCAGCTGTTAGCTGCGGATTTCTTTGGATAATAATAATCATTTATGCATACTTCAACCCACGATTTACTAAGGAAAGTGAAGAAATGTGCTTTCGGAAAACTTCTGCTGACCCTGCAGAAACTACACTGTTGTCaagtattttgggtttttttattccaCTAGTAATACTGAGTTTTTGTTCTATTCAAGTCATCCGGTGTCTGAAGATGAAGAAGAACATGAGTCCACCTGAAGAAACATCAATCCACAAGGCTCTCTGGATTGTTTCTATGAACCTGAGTGTATTTATCATATGTTTTTTACCTTTTAACGTCGGGCTACTTGTTAGGTATGCAATGGACGCAGCTGGAGCTGCCTGCTCTTTACGCTACAATGCAAGCCTTTTTATTCGTGTGGCTGCATGGGTAGCAAATTCTAACTGCTGTTTGGATACGCTTTGTTATTACTTTGTAGCCAAGGAATTTCAGGAAGCTTCTTCTCTGTTACACCCTTTTAAATCTCTGAAGTCTAGATCAAATCAAAGCCAAATCATAACCACAAATGCACTAAGTGATCACAAAAAAATGCATGATAGAGGGGCAGATCcatagctggtataaattgtcatagctccactgacttgccATAAAGTCTGTTATTATCGTGGGTAATAGTCACAAAAAAGTgtacctgattctgatctcacttatactCATCTTACAGCATTCTGACTCGAGTGATTTCAAcaaaattactcctgatttataccaatgtaactgaGATTCCAGTCAGGATCAAAGTCTCTCTTTGAAGCTATGCATATGCATATTTTATTATTGACATGCTTTCCTTTGCATATACAGCATTAACTGGCTAACTACAGGAAGCTTTCTCGCATCAGTACAAGGGTCAGTTAGTTTcttgtactagggttaccattcgtccggatttacccggacatgtcctccttttgtgtgctaaaaatagcgtccggggggaatttgtaaagcactcacaatgtccgggatttccccctcccctggcagagcagagcgagcggctgggagggctgcaggaaagtcccgggctggactccggagcagcttcctcctcccaccccccccctgcattctgagccggccggcagctcctcctcctgcagcccgctccggcagccctgtgcagggccagggaccgggttttgtgttgtgctggggagctcagccatgtgtccggctggcacagagcccaacaccctgttctgagcagcagggtaagggggggcaggagaagggacagggaggttctggatggggcagtcaagaaacgggtgggggcttttggaggggagtggagaaagttttgggcagtcagggtacaggtagggggtagggtcctggggggcagttgggggggggtcttaggagggggcagttaggggacaaggaacagggagtcttaggtagggggtggggttctggagggcagttaggagcaggggtcccaggagggggcagtcaggggacaaggagcggggggtagggggctgggagttctgggggggagctgtcagggggcaggagtggggagagggatcggagcagtcaggggacagggagcagaggggtttagatgggttgggagttctgggggggctgtcagggggcaggagtgtggagagggatcggagcagtcaggggacagggagcagaggggtttagatgggttgggagttctggggggggctgtcagggggtggggagtggttggatggggcgtgggagtcccaggggtctgtctgggggtgggggtgtggataagggttggggcagtcaggggacaagaggcaaggaggcttagatagggagtggagtcccggggggcagttaggggcaggggtcccaggagggggcagtcaggggacaaggaacggggggagggttgggggttctgggggggcgggaagtgggaggggcaggggcggggctagggcggggctcctcccgtcctcttttttgcttgttgaaatatggtaaccctacttgtaCTGCTGTTTGTAATAAAACCGATGCAGTATCAGAATGTAAATACTGAGATGTGTATATTGGGTTTGCATAATTTACAATATGCTATTTTCCTTCCTGCTGCTCTCAGGCAAACAGTATACATTTGAAGAATGAAGCTGCCATCAATCTCAATTAGCAGAATTATCACCAACACTAGTCAAATACTGGTgtaaccccactcccccccccccccccccgttcctccCTGGGTGACTCgggagcaggcaacactcacctATGTGCCTGATGTTGTTGACATTAAAGGACATTCTGAGTATCCCAGTGGTGATGTTGGATAGGTGGGAATCCTCTATCTACCCCTTTGCTGCAGTCCCTTTACTCCTAAAGGAATTTAAATTTGGCAGTGCCTCCACCTACTGGCCCCTGTACACACTCAATGGCATGCCTtgggaacctccaggaataaacctattctaataataataataatcagtggCATGTGTCTAAGTCAAAGCCCCTGCAGGCTCTcagcagcacctcctggcttcctagcagcagctcctggtatgGACAGAACCCCACACCAGCAATCTTGCTCCTTTCCCCAAAATGGCATCCACCacctctctccctccactccctggAAGAGGAAGTGTCTCACTCTTTCCCcaaggcatcatgggagttgtggtCTCTAAGGCTAAATTGCAGCACACAGGATCTTCCCAACTGGAACACTGCCAACAAAGTTCAGAGGTCCGTCTAGTAAAGGGAGCCTACACTGGTGATATGAGAATAAGGCTCAATTTCTGTGGAAGAAGTTTTGTGTTAATCTGGTGCCTTGTACAATTATGGAGGTTTTTCTCCCctgtttgtaataataataattaaagggtctaatattctatgaaatgAGGGAGATGTGCAAAGTATTGTGCCTAGTGTGACATGGAAAATTATATGAAGTGAAATAGCAACAATATGCATAAAATGTGAAGAAATGAGACTATGATCTCACGGAATGAATTTCTACAGAGTTCAGTAACAACCTTACAAGGGTAGTCTTACAGTGGGAGAGGAAGGTGCTCTCTGCTGCCATCATCTCATGACCCGGGAGCAGAGCTAGTATGAGCGTACTTCAGTGGCATTCATTATGCCAGTGTGTTCCTTTGAACAATTTTTGGTTATTCATTTCAGTTTTGGATGTCGGGGTAATGAAATGTTCCTCTTATTGTGTGATTAAAAGGTAGCTAAACTGTACTTAATACACCCTGAGTGAGGGGCTCACCAAAACCACAACCTCAATTATGTACCCCTGTGAAGcggcattagggtgaccagacagtaaatgtgaaaaatcgggacagggggtggggggtgataggagcctatataagaaaaagacccaaaaatcaggactgtccctataaaatcgggacatctggtcaccctaagcagcaTGTGGCCATGAGCTGGAGAGAAGAAGTGGAAAGGGGTTCTACTTCATAGGAAGGAAGGAATCCTTGGTGGTGTGGACTCAGCTCAAGGGTTCTAAATGCCATTTGCCCTTCCTCCACAGTAAATGATGATAGCATTGTGAAAGATGATGTGGATGTGATTATAGCAGTGGCAATGATGTTCAGGGGTTCCAAGGTAAGATATTtagttttcccaggtttctggtTGGATGCTGAAGCCAATGGTGCGTGTTAGTTTTAAGAGGAGCCCCATGATATTTAAACTGAGCTACTATTGCTGCTGTTAGCACCTCATAGAAAGGTCACTTGTAGAACGAATTTATTTAGGGAAGTCCTATTgccagtgttatacaggaggttagcctagatgatcacagtggtccctctggctttataatctatgcaAATTCTAGCCACCCCTGGAGGAGGGTcatattctgccacccttatgttGAGTAATAGTACTTTGctgcatgagtagttccattaatcATGCTAGCACTACCTCTGGAGTGAGGCACTAAGTCAACGTGAGGGTGACAGAATTCAGCCCTAAGAGACTGACGGAGGAAAAAAGCGATGATGaattagcaattggctgaatgaGCATGGTGTGCAATGAAGGTGCATTTTACCGACTTCAGGAGCTGCTTCCGACTTCACCAAATGTCAAGTGTGGGCCCATATGAAGTTTTGGTTCAGACCCATGTCTAATTTCTATTTGAGAATTAATGGAGCAGTGGGTGTGAGCATGTGTAGATGGGGCCTTGTGAATTATTATTTGGGTTTCTTTGCTTCCATCATCTGGTGAAGGAAAACTTGACTCCTCTTGCTGTGTGGGAGCCTAGAATTGATTGCATTGTGCATGTTACATGGCATTTGAGTGGAAAACGATATGATGAATGGGCTCAGTCAGTGAGGGTGAAAGTCAGGCTCATTTGCTTGAAATGAGTACAGCAAGCCCGTTGCAGTGAAACACTCCCAAGTCTATTTCCAAACTGTaatgctggagccagcaagcTACTTCGTCTACGGTGCAGCCTCCGTAGGTGATAAGGGTGCATTGTGGCTCACCGGCCATAAGCCAGACATAATCTGACCCTATATTAGAGATGGGCAAAGTCCAGATACAGAGCTGAACGCTTCCAAAGGCTAAGATAAAGCCCATCTTTGTTTGGAAGCTCTCTTCACCAATCTGCCTGCACCTTTCCTTCAGACCATTATTTAATAGACAGCTATTGCCACACGAGGTCATAAACATATTGTATAAAAATAGGCAGTTATAAGTATCTTGACCTACGTCTCTAAAAGGATGAATGTGATCAAGGTATTCACTTACATTTAACATGAGCCCAACTgcatcaattttaatttttttaaaaatcagttattccCTGCACTTCCCACCTCCCCCAAGAGCTAACAGATGGTATTTAGTCATTTGCAGCAGGTAGTTATCAGTGAGGGTCACGTTTTCAACCCAGTGCAAAAGGCTATCTGcctcactgccttttcattgattAGTGGCCAATGGTTAGTGCATTCCTCAAACTGGAAAGAAACAATGTAGGAcacgggtgggcaaactatggcccgcggggctggatccagcctgccagccattttaatccagccctcgagctcctcctggggagtggggtctggggcttgccccactccggcgCTACAGCTGGGAGCAAGGTCAGGGGGCTGCTCTGCGCGGCTCTGAGAAGCAGCGTCATGGctcccactccggctcctacacataggggcagccagggagctcaactctgcatgctgcccctgctccaagcaccacccccgcagctcccattggccgggaaccgcagccaatgggagctgcaggagcagtgcctgcggacggggcagtgtgcagcagagctgcctggctgcgcctccgtgTAAAaaccggaggggggacatgccactgcttctgggagctacttgaggtaagcgccatccagagcctgcacccctgagcctccctttgtgccccaaccccctgccccagccctgattccccctcctgccctccgaacccctcggccccagcctggacCACCCGCCTACACCccgaactcctcatccccagccccaccccagaacccgcacccccagccggagccctctcccctcccacccacctgcactccaccctgcccgccccagcccggagtcccctcctgcactctgaattcctcatttttggccccgccccagagcctgcaccctccagccatctccctcaccccctcctacacccctaccccaattttgtaagcattcatggccctccatacaatttctatacccagatgtggccctcaggccaaaaagtttgcccaccccctgcTCTAGGAGGAAGAGGGAAACACAGGAGAGGCATTGTCACTTAAGCCACACAGTATCCTTATTGCCCATTGTGCAGGGTGTGTCTGAGTCACAATGTCTCTAGGGGGGCTCTCCTTCAGAGGTGCTGTTTACATGCTATCACTTAATCAGGGCTAAAAGCACACACTAGCCGTCTATGCATAGGCAAACTGTAAATTTAAGCTTTATATATGTTTGCAAAATCAACAAAACAGTTGAGTGATGCAGGTCAGCCTTTGTAAACTTTTCTCTTGCTTGATGATTCACAGCAAGTATCCGCTCCATCCTATTGATAAGTTTGGGCCAAAAATATAATGGGAGTTAGTGCAATGGAGTCAGGTGAGAGCTTCAGAGACAGCGTTGCCACTGGGCAGGAAGTAAGTTTAACACATAGCAAAAAAGTTGGAAGGTTAGTGagtgtgtgggttttttctttttttttttttaacgtcaGAGTAATTGGCAATTGATTCTGTGCACAGAACACTGGGCAATATCTGTTGGAACAAGAAGGCCCCTTTATTGTTGTGTGGAGGCTTTTCTTGCAGTAGTTTTGTGCACTGCAAgtaactttttcattttttatcttGAGTCTTGTTTTATTTTCACCTGTTGAATACAGTGCTACAGTGcagtttgtttcctttcttttgagGGCACGAAGGGGGCATGGAACAATTAATTTGAGGCAGTTTGTGTGAACTGAACACCCTTCCACAGGGCCCCAGGAGATGGGTTATGATAGCCCAAGGTACCTGTAACTTCAATTTTGTTTAAGGGCCCACACCCAGCCAGTGTTGCACCAAAAACCAAGCACACTGGCCAGGATGGAAGCAAAGttacagtgggggggagggggacggggggaggggaggaagaggttgCTGAGTCATTGCCTGTTTCACTAAGGATCCTTGACACAGACAAAAGCTGATCTCACCTGGTGTAATGTTACCTTTGCCCTCCACTGTCCCTTGGGTGCTTCATCCCTCTGTGGAGCAGGCCATGGTAACATAAACAGGTAGAATTTGCACCTCCTTACAGGAGAGTGAATCTAGTTCTTTGGTGTAGTTTTAGGGCTGAATTTCACTGCGCGttctaggtgctcagcacctttgaaaatcaggctatttttACATGCTTATTTCCTGCGCTGTTTTCTGGTCATTTCCCTTTCACACTGACAGAAAAATAATTCTAGCACTGCAATATTACCAGCAAAGATTTAGGGCCACGATTCCCAGTTGTGTTGCTTGTCTCTGTGTACATTTATACCTTCATCACTAAAAGCCCCTGACATTCTGCTTTTCAGCACTTTGTGTGGCTAAATGGTATTCTCCGCTCAATGCTTTACAGCAGACCACTCTTTACCATGGGAACCTTTCATTTTTCACAGAGCCTGGTTCATAATATCAAACATTCTGGTTTtcaaaggtgacctgcaaagaacAAAAAATGACTGAAAATTAAAAACCAGTTTGTGCGATACCAAAGAAAACCAGCAATAGCAGCTGGTTACAAATCTAGGGCTCCAGTGAGGCCCGGGTCTGCAGTAGGGATAGAAAGCGAGGAATTTTGCATCTGTTTGTCTCGCCTCAGCTGCTCTTTTTCCCACTTCCTATGCTTCCCCTCTGCAATCAATCATTTTTCAGCATCTGCTTTTCCCTTTCCACAGAAGATTCCTGAGGCTCAGGCTAGGGAAGAGGCCAgtgaggatgagagaacaaaagaAGGGGCAGGAaacgggggtttggggggggaatAAAGGGTAGATGGGTAAAAATGAGATGGAAAACTGACACTGAAAGAAGTGGGAGAAAGATACAGCCACATTCTGGAAAGAAAAGGACAGGAGAGAAGGAACCCAAAATGGCAAAAGGTGGAAAAAATAAAGCAAGGGAAACAATGTCAGTTCATACGTTCATTATCAAAATTTAATGCCAAAAAGATATAATaggtcagtggtctccaacctttttatgctcaagatcactttttgaatttaagggcaacccaggatataccctgccccttcccagaggccccgctcccgccccactcactccattccccccccccgtcactcgctctcccccaccatctttcaccaggctggggcagggtgttggggtttggaagggggtgtgggctctgggcttgggccgaggggttcacagtgtgggagggggctctgggctgagcctgtggcgggggctggggtgcaggatagggtgaggggtgcaagttctgggaggaagtttgggtgcaggagggggtgttggggtgcaggagggggtgcaaggtgtgggctctgggagggactttgggtgcaggagggggcaccgGGCTGCagcagagtgttggggtacaggagggggtacagggtgctggctctgggagggggggtcagagctggggtagggggttggggtgctgggtgctGGCTCTGTGaggtggatcagggctggggcagaggggtggggtgcaggaggggggctcagggctagggtttggggtgcggcctcccaccgggcagcacttacctctggcGGCTCCCGGTTGGTGGCGCaacaaggctaaggcaggctccctgcttaccccggccccacgccgctcctgaAAGGGGCCAACGTGCCCCTGTGGCCCAATAGGAGGGGGCGGGCAGCACATGGCTCCACgtactgcccctctctgcaagcaccgccccccccccccccccccccgcagctcccattagccacagCTCCCttttctcggccaatgggagctatgggagcagtgcttgcaggcaggagcagtgcacagagggagacccctgcccccctgtCCCCAGGGCTGAAGGCGcgttggctgcttccgggagcggcatggggcttGGACAGCCCCATTGTGCCGTCAGAGATCGTGattgactgggagatcctctaggattgaACAGTTGATTGCGAtcgactggttggtgaccactgcaatAGGTGAATGCATACATAAGGAATGGGTGATTACATAAGTAAAGAGTACTGTGTgagcacccacacacacacacacacccactgaCCATAGCCCTGACCCATGTATCAGTACACCTGTATGATCTGCTAGGCTCAAGGGCATTCTGATCACATTTAGTGCCCTGCTCACAGATTGCACCCAGACTGTTTGGGCCTGTCAGCCAGTCCTAGttttgggcagggaggaggggaaggctggAGAGACCCTGGGCAGTGCCTTACTGCATGTGGGCAAGGAGGGAATTCTTCAGCCTGCTAGCTAGGCTGAGGGGGCTGCTTTGTCTCTCCTGCGCTGACTGGTTTGCTGTTCAGCTTAGGTGCCAGTCCTCCTCAGCCAGCCAGCTCCCACATTCCATGCAGCTACTCTGGCTCCTCCCCACAAACTGTAAGGGACCCTACCATTGggcctgttgtattaatttcagtgggcccAGCGAGGCAAAGGTGTTACCAGACAGGAACCTGTAATTGTCCAGCATTGTACAGTTGTAAAAAAGGCCAAGGGTTGGTatacctcagcctgcttagtactagggcaaacacaccattaatttttttcaccttttgttagaagatacagaaaaagggaaatcagttaaagcatttgaaatgtaaagtacagGAGTAAGGGTTTCATTTTTAGCACTTCCCCACCCCGGTTATCTGGAGAGCAATGTCTGACAGTCTTTAAGATGGTACAGCATTAACTGCCCTTCTGGGCGAACAAGAAGCagatgcctggagctggagctattgctgttgttaaagtccaaaactgtttcctagaagacaaaaccacacacacacacacacacacacacacgaacgaAAAGGTAGAAAATCCAGTCTCTGGCATTGACTCACACTTGCACCTTCACTGCTGGAAAAATTCAGGCATCACATGATCtgatcagccactctgagacctggcaaacttgtgccAGCATGGGGCTGTTCTGGGCATTGCTTCTAGCTGCCTCTCTGGGAACAGGTGTACAGCACTGTTGCAAGACATACAGTTTTGGACACCGAAGCCAGACTCTTGTTAGACAGATGGAAAaaggagagcaggagagagagagagagagaggcgaaATGAGGTAAGGAAGGAAAAGGGCATGGGGGGACAGGGCGGTGACAAGAGTCTCACATTCCAGCTGTTTGGGATTTAGCCAGAGCCGGTGAGGATGGGGTGTCATCTGGTCTGTTTGGTTAGAACAGTCCTCAGAGTTAGGTTGAAGGCAGCACAATGGTGTCATGCTGGCTCCTGGGGTCCACGGAGATGGTGAGGATGGCAGCTATAATGGTGAAACTCACTCCAGTGTTGGTTGGCTGTCAGCTTCTTCTCCTGCTAAGTTTTCCCCCTAAAGTCTTCTCATTTAAGGTTGCCTAACAGAAATGATAAGATGTGCCCGATGTTCAGGAGGTGGAGGAACAACCTGTATTCCTTATTTCCATGGCAAAATACCCTTCAATTTATTATAGCCCCCATTGGGTTTTTCTATTACTCACCTATTGTCAGTGTCTTAATCAACTGCTCAAAAAAGAGTGACAGACATTATCCAAGAAGAAGAGCTGGCTATGAGTCATGATTCTAAGTTTCCTTTCTGGTTTTCTACTTTGAAGACAGCTCATGGGTTTGAAGCCTCCTTGCCTGAGTTTGCAAACCCTCATTTACTCAGCTAAGATTCTAAACTATGGAAACTGCTGTACTCAAATGGCAGATGTGGAAGAGTCTCTTCACATCTTCCTTTTTGCCCATGTACATCTGAAGCACTGGAGAATCTTCCTCACTGTCTTCTGGATTGTAGAATTTTCCAGCTTTTGAGAGCACCCTGgcgttgtttaaaaaaaaaaaaaaaaagcagctttatCACCATTTCAAAAGTGAACGTTTTGAATAGTCTCTCAATCTCCAGTATTAATTAAATCAGTGACAATTTTTGGTTGTTTAGAATCTTGCTGAAGAAGAAAGTTTTTACTAAGTTCTGATTAGTATTTTAAGTATCATATGGAAGGTGCTGTTCTGGTGGATTGTATATGTTTGCGGTCTGTATTCATACAAGCCATATGTGGAATCTAATAAAGTTGAATTGCAACAGCTCAAGTTTGGTTCTTTAATTTTTGTGctcccccctttctccccccccgccccccgagcccaGGACATGATTTTAAACCCAGTCCTTGAATTAGATCAGTATGTCTTTTTGTTTGGAATAATTAATCTGTCTCCCTTTCACGCCTTTTGCCATCAACATATGTTACAAGTTATTTATTGTGACATtctatgaactttcactcacctCTTACAGTGAGCTTACAATTAGGGTAAATGTGTAGGTCCAGTTGTTACAATAGCACTCTAGTTCATTTGAACCATTGGACCCTTATATGATTGTCCACCCCTGAGTTTAAAGAAAAGCACTAGCCTGCTAAACAagcttccctcttcccctctgaCAATTTCTACAACATAGGTCCATGTGGTCAATGCAAAAATATCAGGCATATCaaaaatgaggggatgggctaaaATAATAGAATGTATTGACACATAAGCAGAGGCCACGGCACGTATtgcattattcattttcatatttagtgTATTAAGGTTCCCTCAAATGGGGCTATATTGGCCCTTTAAGGCCAGCAGATGTGTCAGGGACATGGTTACCCCATTCCAGGAGTGCTGCAATAGAACCTTGAGAATGACAGAGGTAACCACTGAGAGAAGAGAAGTGGTTTTCTGCTAACAGTTGGCATCTGGTGTCTAGAAGCAAGACTGGAATGATTTAAAGGTGAAATGGAAGAGAAGTAAATTCTCAGCTCTtatgggcagggactgtgtttgtaCCTTGCTTAAAACACAATGACACACTGCTCTCAGTTGTAGCCTCTAGGTACTACTATAATTCTAATAAATAATAGGAtaatattttagatttaaaatataagggacaatggaaaacataaaaatgtaaaatatcccATACTTTTGTCTACAGTAAATCTAAAACATAAAGTAGATTGAATGTCAGCACTGGAAAATCAACACATGCTGAATGGAATCTTGCCAAAATTAAACACAAGCTGAAAGAATCACT
This genomic interval from Malaclemys terrapin pileata isolate rMalTer1 chromosome 9, rMalTer1.hap1, whole genome shotgun sequence contains the following:
- the LOC128843435 gene encoding G-protein coupled receptor 35-like, whose protein sequence is MNCSNLTAAQETLNLLQLIIYIPITFFGVIFNIIAFWVFCCKLKKWTETRVYMINLVVADCFLLFTLPFIVHFHRTKHPIDKLCDVIQTIYFTNMPVSIYIITLIAVDRFIAIKYPLKAKNFRSPLKAAVSCGFLWIIIIIYAYFNPRFTKESEEMCFRKTSADPAETTLLSSILGFFIPLVILSFCSIQVIRCLKMKKNMSPPEETSIHKALWIVSMNLSVFIICFLPFNVGLLVRYAMDAAGAACSLRYNASLFIRVAAWVANSNCCLDTLCYYFVAKEFQEASSLLHPFKSLKSRSNQSQIITTNALSDHKKMHDRGADP